A region of Diospyros lotus cultivar Yz01 chromosome 3, ASM1463336v1, whole genome shotgun sequence DNA encodes the following proteins:
- the LOC127797057 gene encoding transcription factor PIF1-like: protein MNHYVPDFELDEDYLIPASSALTRSKKSPMAEEDIMELLWQNGQVVMQSQNQRSLRRSHIGDAVMPPEQSAARDITRPEEPPPQLFMQEDEMASWLHCPSDDTSLDRDLYAPGADLIYPAPGRPAPPPASIAPVPELRPSDVRIPAPSAAGTMTSVPPIPPRRPEAESSGRFHNFVHFSQPKGRTETGPSSSKKTTRSSTVVDSSVTPESRVSQVAGSMAQVSSANIGCSTMSGAAAAATSSAGGGGIETRTCDLTVTSSPGGSGASVSASAEPVHKPLVTEDRKRKGKEADDIECQSEDVEFDSPDAKKQARGSTSTKRSRAAEVHNLSERRRRDRINEKMRALQELIPRCNKSDKASMLDEAIEYLKSLQLQVQMMSMGCSMVPMMYPGVQQYMPPMGMGMGMGMGMGMGMEMGMSRPMMPFPSMLAGSTLPTPAAAAHLGPRFPVPGFHMPPVPLSDPSRMQANIQSDPMLNSLGNQNSNQPLLPSYADPYQQYLSLHQTQVPLPQNQATVQPGTSKPSSGTRELDNHDNLQSGR from the exons ATGAATCACTATGTTCCGGATTTTGAATTGGACGAAGATTACTTAATCCCGGCTTCTTCGGCTTTAACTCGATCAAAGAAGTCGCCAAT GGCTGAGGAAGACATCATGGAGCTACTCTGGCAAAACGGCCAGGTGGTTATGCAGAGCCAAAACCAAAGGTCTCTCAGGAGATCTCACATCGGAGACGCTGTTATGCCGCCGGAGCAGTCGGCGGCCAGAGACATCACCCGGCCGGAAGAACCGCCACCTCAGCTCTTCATGCAAGAGGATGAGATGGCTTCTTGGTTACACTGCCCCAGCGACGACACTTCCCTTGACCGCGACTTGTATGCCCCTGGAGCTGATCTTATCTATCCTGCGCCGGGCCGACCTGCCCCCCCTCCCGCCAGCATCGCCCCAGTTCCCGAACTCCGGCCATCGGATGTGCGGATCCCAGCTCCATCCGCCGCGGGGACGATGACTTCCGTGCCGCCAATACCGCCTAGGCGTCCGGAGGCGGAATCCTCAGGACGGTTCCACAATTTTGTTCACTTCTCGCAGCCTAAAGGGAGGACAGAAACGGGACCATCGAGCTCTAAAAAGACGACGAGATCGTCGACGGTCGTCGATTCGAGCGTGACGCCGGAATCTAGGGTCTCGCAGGTCGCTGGAAGTATGGCACAGGTTTCTAGCGCAAATATAGGGTGCAGCACCATGAGCGGCGCAGCAGCGGCAGCGACATCATCAGCCGGAGGTGGAGGCATAGAGACGAGAACGTGTGACCTGACGGTGACGTCATCGCCGGGCGGCTCAGGAGCCAGTGTGAGCGCGAGCGCGGAGCCGGTGCACAAGCCGCTGGTAACAGAGGATCGGAAGCGGAAGGGAAAAGAAGCCGACGATATCGAGTGTCAGAGCGAG GATGTTGAGTTTGATTCTCCTGATGCAAAAAAACAAGCTCGTGGATCAACATCTACAAAGAGATCTCGTGCTGCAGAAGTTCACAATCTCTCAGAAAGG AGGCGTCGAGATAggataaatgaaaaaatgaggGCTTTGCAAGAACTCATACCTCGTTGCAACAAG TCAGACAAAGCTTCAATGTTGGATGAAGCTATTGAGTACTTGAAATCACTGCAATTACAAGTGCAG ATGATGTCCATGGGATGCAGCATGGTCCCCATGATGTATCCTGGAGTTCAGCAGTACATGCCACCCATGGGTATGGGTATGGGCATGGGAATGGGGATGGGAATGGGAATGGAAATGGGCATGAGTCGCCCGATGATGCCATTTCCATCTATGCTTGCGGGTTCAACATTGCCAACACCTGCTGCAGCAGCTCATTTGGGTCCAAGGTTCCCCGTTCCAGGCTTTCATATGCCACCGGTTCCTTTGTCTGATCCTTCCAGAATGCAAGCAAATATTCAGTCAGATCCCATGCTAAACTCTCTTGGTAACCAGAATTCCAACCAGCCGCTATTGCCAAGCTATGCTGATCCTTACCAGCAGTATCTTAGCCTTCACCAGACGCAGGTGCCACTGCCTCAG AATCAAGCGACCGTACAGCCCGGTACAAGCAAGCCAAGTAGTGGCACAAGGGAACTTGATAATCATGATAATCTCCAGTCTG GTCGATAG
- the LOC127798170 gene encoding GDSL esterase/lipase At4g28780-like encodes MSTASARTSPLLTLFILAAVLAPPPAEGVGRAFFVFGDSLVDNGNNNYLATTARADSPPYGIDHPSHLPTGRFSNGLNIPDLISEKLGSEPTLPYLSPELTGKKLLVGANFASAGIGILNDTGFQFANIIRIDRQMENFRQYQDRLRAMIGASEAQRLVGGALVLIVLGGNDFINNYFVVPYRRLQFTLPTYSRHLVSEYRKILMRLHELGARTVMVTGTGPLGCIPDMLATRSRDGKCAEEPQEASKIFNPVLFSMIEGLNRELGSDVFIAVNLFEMHKDFVANPQDFGFETSKTACCGQGPYNGIGICSVVSNLCKNRSAYSFWDAFHPSERASRLIVDQMMSGSNKFMNPLNLSSIMAMHFSSSSTA; translated from the exons ATGTCCACTGCATCTGCACGTACCAGTCCTCTGCTTACCCTTTTCATCCTGGCCGCAGTCCTAGCTCCGCCGCCGGCGGAGGGCGTAGGCCGGGCTTTCTTTGTCTTCGGCGACTCACTCGTCGACAACGGCAACAACAACTACCTGGCCACCACCGCTCGCGCCGACTCGCCGCCCTACGGCATCGACCACCCCTCCCACCTTCCCACCGGCCGCTTCTCCAACGGCCTAAACATCCCCGACCTCATCA GTGAGAAGCTTGGCTCGGAGCCGACGTTGCCGTACCTAAGCCCAGAGCTCACCGGAAAGAAACTACTGGTCGGCGCAAACTTCGCCTCCGCCGGTATCGGCATCCTCAACGATACCGGGTTTCAGTTT GCGAACATAATAAGAATCGACCGGCAGATGGAGAACTTCCGGCAGTACCAGGACCGACTGAGGGCGATGATCGGAGCGAGCGAGGCGCAGCGGCTGGTGGGCGGCGCGCTGGTGCTGATAGTGCTGGGCGGCAACGACTTCATCAACAACTACTTCGTCGTCCCCTACCGGAGGCTACAATTCACTCTCCCAACCTACTCCCGCCATCTCGTCTCCGAGTACCGGAAGATCTTAATG AGGTTGCACGAGTTGGGCGCAAGGACGGTGATGGTGACCGGAACTGGACCGTTGGGTTGTATCCCCGATATGTTGGCCACCAGAAGCAGAGACGGAAAATGCGCCGAGGAGCCCCAAGAAGCTTCCAAGATCTTCAACCCTGTGCTCTTCTCCATGATCGAGGGACTCAACCGCGAGCTTGGCTCCGACGTGTTCATCGCCGTTAATCTCTTCGAGATGCACAAGGACTTCGTCGCCAACCCCCAAGACTTCG GTTTCGAGACGTCGAAGACGGCGTGCTGCGGGCAGGGGCCGTACAACGGGATTGGAATATGCAGCGTGGTGTCAAACCTGTGCAAGAACAGGAGCGCTTACTCCTTCTGGGATGCCTTCCACCCGAGCGAAAGGGCTAGCCGTTTGATCGTTGATCAGATGATGAGTGGCTCTAACAAGTTCATGAATCCCCTCAACCTCAGCTCCATCATGGCCATGCACTTCTCTTCTTCATCCACTGCCTGA
- the LOC127798169 gene encoding uncharacterized protein LOC127798169: MNGAQYNRTCDLEKPFLGCLGRMVNLFDLNTGVAGNRLLTEKPHRDGSPVSSGQSDAASVSQFGDHMKDKKMVTELRSCSNKKSNGTPVRMLIGHEMKKEVDSKHNPPNVIAKLMGLDTLPQHQPDPAGQRTHSRGYSQSHLGNTLDYWQEEYGLRGQLHSEIHQCPVQDECKDVYEILQQSQNRHYFRDISPAKERHNNCANGKKMALVRQKFIEAKCLVTDDKLRQSKQFQDALEVLSSNNDLVLKFLQESNSLFSQNCYDLHSIPPPADTKQITVLRPSKLMGIDKLSEMGKRNEKEIKKAFRIGQVIGWDKSNPGFSPPNWRANDSPTQPTRIVVLKPSPGDPHDIKAMISPSASSPTLFHGKGFCGQAEDCESQQSRGMAKGITRQMLENLSEHQRDKTLLSSVFSNGHTGDKSSFNKSENEYTAGNVSDSEAISPTSRHSWDYINRPGTPYSSSLSHASCSPESSVSREAKKRLSERWALVASHGNCQEQTNLRRSSSTLGEMLALSDAKKFVRSKEKGIRKEQERRGSTSCFANDLNKDKGLDDAPSNLLRSKSVPVSSTLFGDGLNGQHSDIEDGKMDSPKEVAAKPRSVKSSLKGKVTSLFFSRNKKSHKEKSSAYRDESQKSAEMPIHAPEKIIDVASRSSNNSGAEGGPLFILQGSTSKESLPLMHDISSPKAGLSKTKSENQEQPSPISVLELHVEEDDNITPVSRNVKEDRNGQKLPAQSIKFKLIDKSPPIESMARTLSWDDDSCVETGTSYSQKPSLVSQGAEEEEQEWVFFVQSLLSSVGLDGKVQKNSFFVTWHLPESPLDPSLRDVYIDLNDKEIACEAARRQRRSTQKLVFDCVNAALVDMTRDGWETNSMATPCDWPAQNQHLDPSSILVDQVWTRLEEWFSWKGRCAPGDVDADMDGDGQVVEALVRNEVVGKGLAERVKLEKVGMGKELEAKLLDELVQEAVIELTGNECYN; this comes from the exons ATGAATGGGGCTCAGTACAACAGAACTTGTGATCTTGAGAAACCTTTTCTGGGATGCTTGGGGAGAATGGTGAACCTCTTTGATCTAAATACAGGTGTTGCAGGAAATAGGTTGCTCACAGAGAAACCACATCGTGATG GTTCTCCAGTCTCATCAGGACAATCAGATGCAGCAAGCGTGAGTCAATTTGGTGATCATATGAAGGATAAAAAG ATGGTGACTGAgctaaggagttgttcaaataaaaaatcaaatggaACACCCGTGAGAATGCTCATAGGGcatgaaatgaaaaaagaagTGGATTCGAAACATAATCCTCCAAATGTTATTGCCAAGTTGATGGGGCTTGATACTCTCCCCCAGCACCAGCCTGATCCAGCCGGTCAAAGAACTCATTCAAGAGGCTATTCACAAAGTCATCTGGGCAATACTTTGGATTATTGGCAAGAAGAATATGGGCTTCGTGGGCAATTACACTCTGAGATTCATCAGTGTCCAGTTCAGGATGAGTGTAAAGATGTTTATGAAATATTGCAGCAATCACAGAATAGACATTATTTTAGAGATATATCTCCAGCAAAAGAAAGGCATAATAACTGTGCAAACGGGAAAAAGATGGCTCTTGTTCGTCAGAAGTTCATTGAAGCAAAGTGCCTAGTTACAGATGATAAACTTCGCCAATCCAAACAATTCCAAGATGCTTTGGAAGTTTTAAGTTCGAACAATGATTTAGTCCTCAAGTTTCTGCAAGAATCAAATTCTCTGTTTTCTCAGAATTGCTATGATTTGCACTCCATTCCTCCACCTGCTGATACCAAGCAGATCACTGTCCTTAGACCCTCAAAGTTGATGGGTATTGACAAATTGTCTGAGATGGGGAAGAGGAAtgagaaagagataaagaaagcATTTCGCATTGGTCAGGTGATTGGATGGGATAAAAGTAATCCTGGATTTTCTCCTCCCAATTGGCGGGCTAATGATAGTCCCACTCAGCCAACTCGAATAGTTGTACTAAAACCTAGCCCTGGTGATCCTCATGACATTAAGGCTATGATTTCTCCCTCTGCTTCATCTCCAACACTATTTCATGGTAAAGGATTCTGTGGTCAAGCGGAAGATTGTGAATCACAGCAATCAAGAGGAATGGCCAAAGGAATAACAAGACAGATGCTTGAAAACTTGAGTGAGCATCAAAGGGACAAAACCTTGCTTTCCTCGGTATTTTCAAATGGCCATACTGGTGATAAAAGTTCCTTCAATAAATCAGAGAATGAATATACTGCAGGAAATGTCAGTGACTCTGAAGCCATATCACCAACTTCCAGGCATTCATGGGATTATATCAACAGGCCTGGCACCCCGTATTCTTCATCTTTAAGCCATGCATCTTGTTCTCCAGAATCATCAGTGTCAAGAGAAGCGAAGAAACGTCTTTCTGAAAGATGGGCCTTGGTGGCATCCCATGGAAATTGTCAAGAACAAACAAATCTGCGGAGAAGCTCTAGTACTTTAGGTGAGATGCTTGCCCTATCTGATGCTAAGAAGTTTGTGAGATCCAAGGAAAAGGGCATTAGGAAAGAACAAGAACGAAGGGGATCAACATCATGTTTTGCTAATGATTTGAATAAGGACAAAGGTTTGGATGATGCTCCTAGTAATCTTTTAAGGTCAAAATCTGTTCCTGTCTCTTCTACTCTGTTTGGGGATGGGCTAAATGGTCAACATTCAGATATTGAGGATGGTAAAATGGATAGCCCCAAGGAGGTGGCAGCAAAGCCAAGGAGCGTGAAATCATCACTGAAAGGGAAAGTTACAAGTTTATTTTTCTCCAGGAACAAAAAATCCCATAAAGAAAAATCTAGTGCATACAGAGATGAATCTCAGAAATCTGCAGAAATGCCCATACACGCCCCTGAAAAAATTATTGATGTTGCATCCCGAAGTTCTAACAATAGTGGGGCTGAAGGTGGTCCATTGTTTATTTTACAAGGATCCACGAGCAAAGAATCATTGCCACTAATGCATGACATAAGCTCACCTAAG GCAGGATTATCAAAGACAAAATCGGAAAACCAGGAGCAGCCAAGTCCAATCTCGGTTTTGGAGCTGCATGTTGAAGAAGATGACAATATAACACCAGTGTCCCGTAATGTTAAGGAAGACAGAAATG GACAAAAGCTGCCTGCGCAGTCTATTAAATTCAAGCTGATTGACAAATCACCACCCATAGAATCAATGGCTCGGACTCTGTCGTGGGATGATGATTCCTGTGTTGAGACAGGCACTTCTTATTCACAGAAACCTTCATTGGTCTCCCAAGGAgcggaggaagaagaacaagaatgGGTCTTCTTTGTCCAATCATTATTATCATCTGTAGGACTTGACGGCAAAGTCCAAAAGAACTCGTTCTTTGTCACATGGCATTTACCTGAAAGCCCACTCGACCCATCACTCAGAGACGTATACATTGATTTAAATGACAAGGAGATAGCTTGCGAGGCTGCACGAAGGCAAAGGAGATCGACCCAAAAGCTCGTGTTCGATTGTGTGAATGCAGCTTTGGTGGACATGACAAGAGATGGGTGGGAGACAAACTCGATGGCTACACCTTGTGATTGGCCAGCCCAGAACCAACACCTAGACCCGTCATCCATATTGGTGGATCAGGTTTGGACCCGGTTGGAGGAGTGGTTCTCCTGGAAGGGGAGGTGTGCTCCAGGCGACGTTGACGCCGATATGGACGGCGACGGCCAGGTGGTGGAGGCGCTAGTGAGGAATGAGGTGGTTGGGAAGGGCTTGGCGGAGCGTGTGAAATTGGAAAAAGTTGGGATGGGGAAGGAATTGGAAGCGAAGCTGCTGGACGAGCTTGTGCAAGAGGCTGTAATTGAATTGACAGGTAATGAGTGTTATAACTAA
- the LOC127796662 gene encoding glutaredoxin-C5, chloroplastic-like yields MAATSLLCFSSLSPYSCPTSGAHWISPILPSHSILSVQSHGRFGSATNRIPRKTGPVKVRSMAASFGSRLEESVKKTVNEHLVVVYSKTWCSYSEEVKSLFKRLGVQPLVIELDQLGPQGPQLQKVLQRLTGQHTVPNVFIGGNHIGGCTDTVKLHRKGELEHLLSEANTRKTEKQP; encoded by the exons ATGGCAGCCACTTCGCTGCTTTGTTTCAGCTCTCTTTCCCCCTACAGTTGCCCTACTTCTGGCGCTCACTGGATTTCTCCCATTCTCCCCAGCCATTCCATTCTCTCCGTCCAAAGCCACGGCAGATTCGGTTCCGCAACCAACAGAATCCCAAGAAAAACGGGACCCGTCAAAGTTCGATCCATGGCCGCTTCTTTCGGATCCCGATTGGAGGAGAGCGTGAAGAAGACCGTCAACGAGCACCTAGTTGTCGTCTACTCCAAAACGTGGTGTTC GTATTCTGAGGAGGTGAAGTCGTTGTTCAAAAGGCTCGGCGTGCAGCCACTTGTTATTGAATTGGACCAACTTG GTCCTCAAGGGCCACAATTGCAGAAGGTGCTACAAAGGCTAACTGGACAGCACACTGTCCCAAATGTTTTTATTG GGGGAAATCATATTGGTGGTTGTACAG ATACTGTTAAACTACATCGGAAAGGCGAGCTTGAACATCTGCTTTCAGAAGCTAACACCAGGAAAACAGAGAAACAACCTTGA